The stretch of DNA CGCCAGCTCCTGGAGATCGTCCAGCGGCCATTCGCCCAGCCGTTCCCGGAAAACCTGCCGGCGGGCGTCCTGCACTTCGTGCATCTTCTCCTCGCCTTTGGGGGTCAGCCTGATGGCCTGCGCCCGGCCGTCCAGCGGATCGGCCTCCTTCGACACCAGGCCCAGGCCTTCCAGGAAGGCGATCTGCCGGCTGACCGACGGCTTGCCCACACCGATGTTGATGGCGAGGTCCGTGAGCCGGATGGTGCCCTCCTTCCTGATGACGGAAAGCAGGCCGTAGGCGGCCGGTTCCATGTCCGGGTGCACCTCGCGGGACAACTGGTTGGAGATTGCCCGTGCCCGCCGCCAGAACAGGCTGATCTGGTGTTCCACATTCTGCAGCGCGGAGTCCACGGTGTCCTCGGTCGGAGTGCTGCCCGGCAGGGCGTCGGGGGAGTTGCTCATGGCAACAATTCTAGGGTCCCGCGCATGAGAGAATCTTCCGATGCGATTGAGCGACTATTGGCGGCTGATGGATGACGAGTTCGGCGCGGGCTATTCCCGTGTCCTGAGCAGCACCCTGGTCCTGTCCGGCGTTGGCGGCAGGACCGCTGACCAGGCCCTGGCCGCGGGCGTAGAGCCGCGCAGGGTCTGGCTCGCCCTGTGCGACGTCCAGGACGTGCCGGCGGAACGGCGCCTCGGCAGGGATATCAAACCGCGCCGCGACTAGCAGCCCACCCGGCTTTTCGGCTGACACGCCGGGAAGCTGTTCGAATACCTGTTCGGATATGACTATGATTTTTACAGCGGGTTATCCACATAGCCGTTGTCATCCGGCCGGAATGTCAGTGGGTCCCCTTAGCGTCAGAGATGACCAATAAACGGCCGCGAAGGCCACCATCGAGAAAGCATTAGAGGTGTCAACCATGGCGGCAGCCCCGGATCGTGCAAAAGCGCTGGAAGCAGCACTGGCCCAGATTGACAAGCAGTTCGGCAAGGGCTCGGTCATGCGCCTGGGCGACGAAGTCCGTGCCCCCATCGAAGTCATTCCCACGGGCTCCATCGCCTTGGACGTCGCCCTGGGAATTGGCGGCCTTCCCCGTGGCAGGGTCATCGAAATCTACGGGCCGGAATCGTCCGGTAAGACCACCGTTGCCCTGCACGCTGTGGCCAACGCCCAGCGTGCCGGTGGAATCGCTGCCTTCATTGACGCCGAACACGCCCTGGACCCCGACTACGCCGCCAAGCTGGGCGTGGACACGGACGCCCTCCTCGTTTCGCAGCCGGACACCGGTGAGCAGGCTTTGGAGATCATGGACATGCTGGTCGGCTCGGGCTCACTGGACATCGTGGTCATCGACTCCGTGGCAGCCCTGGTGCCCCGCGCCGAAATCGAAGGCGACATGGGAGACAGCCACGTCGGCCTGCAGGCCCGCCTGATGAGCCAGGCG from Pseudarthrobacter chlorophenolicus A6 encodes:
- a CDS encoding MarR family winged helix-turn-helix transcriptional regulator, translating into MSNSPDALPGSTPTEDTVDSALQNVEHQISLFWRRARAISNQLSREVHPDMEPAAYGLLSVIRKEGTIRLTDLAINIGVGKPSVSRQIAFLEGLGLVSKEADPLDGRAQAIRLTPKGEEKMHEVQDARRQVFRERLGEWPLDDLQELARYMAKLNATYERDGFPQDSDSEGPQA
- a CDS encoding DUF3046 domain-containing protein, with product MRLSDYWRLMDDEFGAGYSRVLSSTLVLSGVGGRTADQALAAGVEPRRVWLALCDVQDVPAERRLGRDIKPRRD